A single window of Sporosarcina sp. Marseille-Q4943 DNA harbors:
- a CDS encoding type II secretion system F family protein, whose product MKMLLLTSLSFILGTLLFWLFIVLVVEKGKYEKRLKHYIEWEVVKKRERREEEKRNSLIKSLAKAIEAALNLSKNEYLLVQSGVKLSLGELFIGRAIIVILILLMGNFYEMHFLFVAIISVIGFYLPIAYVKRRRRIRLQLAANQLGEALGIIANAMRAGFSFMQALKMVAEEIDDPLGPEFLKAIQEINYGLSYEEAFHNLQERLPEKELEIVLNTLIVQRKTGGNMAYLLETMQNVIFDRARIKGEIRTLTAQGRYSSVIITILPIALAAYIRLVNPEYFQTLFSHPVGWAMIIYGAFSIIVGWLFIKKIVHIEV is encoded by the coding sequence ATGAAAATGCTTTTGCTCACTTCTCTCTCATTTATCTTAGGAACTTTGCTATTTTGGCTTTTCATTGTTCTTGTCGTGGAAAAAGGGAAGTACGAGAAAAGGCTGAAACATTATATTGAATGGGAAGTCGTGAAGAAACGTGAAAGGCGGGAAGAGGAGAAGCGTAATTCCCTGATCAAGTCGCTGGCGAAGGCGATTGAAGCCGCGTTAAACTTGTCAAAGAATGAATATCTCCTCGTCCAATCGGGGGTGAAGCTCTCGTTAGGGGAGTTGTTTATTGGCCGCGCGATCATTGTCATTCTCATTCTGTTGATGGGGAATTTTTATGAAATGCATTTTCTCTTTGTTGCCATCATAAGTGTCATTGGATTTTATTTGCCGATTGCTTACGTTAAGAGAAGAAGACGGATTCGTCTCCAATTGGCGGCCAACCAACTAGGCGAGGCGCTCGGCATTATCGCGAATGCAATGCGTGCTGGATTCAGCTTCATGCAGGCGCTCAAAATGGTGGCGGAAGAGATTGATGACCCGCTCGGTCCGGAATTCCTGAAAGCGATCCAGGAAATTAACTATGGGTTATCGTATGAAGAGGCCTTTCACAATTTGCAGGAGAGGCTGCCGGAAAAAGAGTTGGAGATTGTCTTGAATACGTTGATTGTCCAACGGAAAACGGGTGGGAATATGGCGTATTTATTGGAAACGATGCAAAACGTCATCTTCGACCGAGCTCGGATTAAAGGCGAAATCCGGACGTTGACCGCACAAGGGCGATATTCGTCTGTCATCATCACGATTTTGCCGATTGCTCTCGCAGCCTATATCCGATTGGTGAATCCCGAGTATTTCCAGACGTTGTTTTCCCACCCGGTCGGTTGGGCGATGATCATTTATGGAGCTTTCAGCATCATTGTCGGCTGGTTGTTTATTAAAAAAATTGTCCATATCGAGGTGTAG
- a CDS encoding type II secretion system F family protein, translating into MASVLFIVFGALFITMIIGAALSQLFRREIAIYGRLVDYFGSDDGIDRLEKDHGRKAFNWGILESTNRGLKMWIDHRTKPAKKKALEERLREAGYPMGLTPTDFRLLQFLVGATVFLCHILVFMQFINVISLLIFSTLMSILYMYCMSFYISTLIKKRRLAIQKMMPDFFDMVNLSIEAGMGLDASIVKICRQMKGPLSDEFLQTMRDMELGKSRREAFADLRSRVPVHQFQSVITSLIQADILGVGMAKALRSLTQRIREQRTQMAREQAMKAPVKMVFPMLLFIFPAMFIVMLGPLVIYLLQMVF; encoded by the coding sequence GTGGCTTCCGTATTGTTCATCGTGTTCGGAGCACTGTTTATTACAATGATCATTGGAGCGGCCCTCAGTCAACTGTTCAGGCGGGAGATTGCCATCTATGGTAGATTGGTTGACTATTTCGGTTCGGACGATGGGATTGATCGGCTTGAAAAAGATCATGGGAGAAAAGCTTTTAATTGGGGCATTTTAGAGAGCACTAATCGCGGGTTGAAGATGTGGATCGATCATCGCACGAAGCCTGCGAAAAAGAAGGCGTTGGAGGAGCGGCTGCGCGAGGCGGGCTATCCGATGGGGTTGACGCCGACCGATTTCCGGCTCCTTCAATTTCTCGTCGGAGCGACCGTCTTCCTCTGCCACATCCTTGTGTTTATGCAGTTCATTAATGTAATCTCCTTATTAATTTTTTCTACTCTCATGTCTATTCTCTACATGTATTGCATGTCATTTTATATAAGTACGTTGATCAAGAAGCGGCGGCTCGCGATTCAAAAGATGATGCCGGATTTCTTCGACATGGTCAACTTGTCGATCGAAGCGGGAATGGGGCTCGATGCGTCAATCGTGAAAATCTGTCGGCAAATGAAGGGACCGTTGTCTGATGAATTTTTACAAACGATGCGGGATATGGAACTTGGGAAGTCAAGACGGGAAGCGTTCGCTGACTTGCGGAGCCGCGTGCCGGTCCATCAATTTCAAAGCGTCATCACTTCTTTGATTCAAGCGGACATATTGGGCGTCGGCATGGCAAAGGCACTGCGTTCATTGACCCAACGGATCCGCGAACAACGCACACAAATGGCGCGGGAGCAAGCAATGAAAGCCCCAGTGAAAATGGTATTTCCGATGCTTTTATTCATCTTCCCGGCAATGTTCATCGTCATGCTGGGACCGTTGGTGATTTATTTGTTGCAGATGGTTTTTTGA
- a CDS encoding zinc ribbon domain-containing protein, whose amino-acid sequence MTIQTKIGGGLNKLQDTIQTGKQKMQLVQETSQVKTEMEQIRQERIKLIIQLGNDIHLKIRKGLEKDENLLKLSALIERLDKEIYSKAKQLELLKAQQASDTASCSGCKNPVQPTDKFCGHCGEAVAQQKTSEETLEKACMNCETNITESAVFCPCCGISVKE is encoded by the coding sequence GTGACCATTCAAACGAAAATCGGTGGCGGGTTAAATAAATTGCAGGACACTATCCAGACGGGCAAGCAGAAGATGCAACTCGTCCAGGAAACGAGTCAAGTGAAGACGGAAATGGAGCAGATACGCCAGGAACGTATAAAGCTGATCATTCAGCTTGGCAATGATATTCATTTGAAAATACGAAAAGGCCTTGAAAAGGATGAGAACCTCCTGAAACTATCCGCACTTATCGAGCGACTGGACAAAGAAATTTATTCAAAAGCAAAGCAATTGGAACTTTTGAAAGCCCAGCAAGCAAGCGACACCGCCAGCTGTTCCGGCTGCAAGAATCCTGTCCAGCCGACAGACAAGTTCTGCGGCCATTGCGGGGAAGCGGTTGCCCAGCAGAAAACGAGTGAAGAAACACTTGAAAAGGCTTGCATGAACTGTGAGACGAATATAACGGAATCCGCTGTTTTCTGCCCGTGCTGCGGAATATCCGTGAAGGAATAA
- a CDS encoding zinc ribbon domain-containing protein, with protein MFCKDCGANNNEFDLYCAADGAALLPIPKGFFASPLVYCGKCGGKSDAADAYCKQCGHHLIVFEQSAQKVDVSSVKSSVPKVKQPALRVDSLLSPTFIKAALVPAAFTIILALLSAFVVQMFTEKVVLDALESSTGISYSAKDLQRMNMMAQGLLEDKVNVSGPKVYGITTFVALLHNADIALKANLDLFFTNFGIKADLKNLAPYLLFIPSLILALGGVLLGKRARKFVMPIFPSAIWMSVIYAFFVAITTLFAGWKISGSGKGWAALVAGEASLKFSIVTSFITALLLALVIVSVAAFFAKHGKMAFTVMKTMKPIYQYGFYSLLVIGTMAGLGSLLSFWTLITYKAGDLQLNGVEAAGESLFIALGPFWLITLVHLVPLNFKFQMDDMMLSVNAYLFSSTDGIAKAFPDNPDAIEFIKVLLFRGEDGLPIWMKLSIFIPVILLGFVGFKVFHSPVEQLTSIVLFAATYTVLLVLFTVATRMGISISVAEPFSIKVHAPIIGTAAITFVLAFVCLFVGGVVGGKKRSAV; from the coding sequence TTGTTCTGTAAAGATTGTGGAGCAAATAATAACGAGTTCGACCTGTATTGCGCGGCGGATGGCGCAGCCTTACTTCCGATTCCAAAAGGGTTTTTCGCGTCCCCTTTGGTCTATTGCGGAAAGTGTGGCGGGAAAAGCGATGCGGCGGATGCATACTGCAAACAATGCGGGCACCATTTGATTGTGTTTGAACAAAGCGCTCAAAAGGTCGATGTCAGTTCTGTCAAATCCTCTGTGCCTAAAGTGAAGCAACCTGCTTTGAGAGTGGACTCCCTTCTTTCCCCGACATTCATCAAAGCTGCTCTGGTGCCGGCCGCTTTTACGATTATATTGGCACTGCTGTCCGCTTTCGTCGTCCAAATGTTTACGGAAAAAGTCGTATTGGACGCGCTTGAATCTAGTACGGGAATTTCCTATTCCGCCAAGGACTTGCAGAGAATGAACATGATGGCGCAAGGTCTGCTCGAAGACAAGGTCAATGTTTCAGGCCCGAAAGTCTACGGTATCACGACATTTGTCGCATTGCTCCATAATGCAGATATCGCATTGAAGGCGAATTTGGATTTATTCTTTACGAACTTTGGAATAAAGGCCGATTTGAAAAACCTAGCTCCTTATTTGCTGTTCATACCTTCTTTAATTCTCGCACTTGGCGGGGTTTTGCTTGGGAAGCGTGCAAGGAAATTTGTTATGCCGATATTCCCGTCAGCCATATGGATGAGCGTCATCTATGCCTTTTTCGTAGCAATCACCACGTTGTTTGCCGGTTGGAAAATTAGTGGCAGCGGAAAAGGATGGGCAGCACTCGTCGCTGGTGAGGCATCATTGAAATTTTCTATTGTCACTTCATTCATCACTGCGCTGCTCCTTGCACTTGTGATTGTGAGCGTCGCTGCATTTTTCGCGAAACACGGAAAAATGGCATTTACGGTAATGAAAACGATGAAACCAATTTATCAATACGGGTTTTATTCCCTACTGGTCATCGGCACGATGGCAGGGCTAGGTTCACTTCTCTCTTTTTGGACGCTGATAACGTACAAAGCAGGGGATCTGCAACTGAATGGCGTTGAGGCGGCGGGCGAGTCGCTGTTCATCGCACTTGGTCCGTTTTGGCTGATTACTTTGGTGCATTTGGTGCCGCTGAATTTCAAGTTTCAAATGGACGATATGATGCTCTCCGTCAACGCATATCTATTCAGTTCGACAGATGGGATTGCGAAGGCGTTCCCGGATAATCCGGACGCAATTGAGTTCATTAAGGTCTTATTATTCCGGGGTGAAGACGGTCTGCCAATTTGGATGAAACTGAGCATCTTCATTCCGGTCATCCTTTTGGGGTTCGTTGGATTCAAGGTTTTTCATTCGCCGGTGGAGCAACTGACATCGATTGTGTTATTTGCCGCTACGTACACTGTTCTCCTTGTTTTATTTACAGTCGCGACGCGGATGGGAATTTCCATATCCGTAGCCGAACCCTTCTCTATTAAAGTCCACGCGCCGATTATCGGAACGGCTGCTATTACATTTGTGTTGGCGTTTGTGTGCTTGTTTGTTGGTGGAGTTGTTGGGGGCAAAAAGCGATCAGCTGTATGA